The window CAAAAGAAAAGTCACATTTAAAGCAGGAGGGGAGGATCGTGTTTTAAACTTGCCAGAGccgaaaattttataaactggtcatataatcatatttaatgAAGGAACAAAATATAATGATCTGGACTGGATTGGCACACTTATACTCGAACTGATTCATAAGATGAAACTACATTCATAATCCGAAATGACAACTTAATAAGAGATCATGAAGAACAGCAAACCTGAGCTCACCTTCTAGATTCCACAAGAAGAGCACGTTGCTCATGAGTTTTATCCAATTTTAAGTCGATCTCACCTGCCGTATAGCTGTTTGTTTCACAAAATTAAGCATGTTAGAGAACTAAGCTAATAAATTGAAAAGAGTTGGACAAATTATAAGCAACCTTAATCTAGTTAAGTTATAAGTAATAACTCAAAGTTACAACCTTGAAGGAAAAGCTGCTTGAGGAACAAAAGGCGTATACGCTGTCTCCCTTTCAGCTGCAATCCTCTGAGCCTTCTGGAACTCTTGCAGAACTGCTTGGAAATCTCTAGCAAGTTTAGCATCCGAGATTTTTTTAGTTGTCTGccgagaaaaataaaaataagagaacGATTTTCTACTCATTATGAGACAAATGTAATATGAACTTAAATTGATACTTACACTAATTTCAACATGATGATCTATTTCATTAGCTTGTTTAAGTTGAGCTGAAGTATCCTTCACCAATTGACCAATCTGTAGTCTTGTCTTGTGTCTGCAATCAAGATCAAGGATCAAAACTCGCATTTTGTTAGAGTAACTAATAGTCTAATACTACaatcatttggaaacactttctgttTTCGATATGAAACTGAAATCAGATCCAGGTAAGAAAccgataataaaattttgaatctgtTTGTCTAACTAAGTTCTCATATGGATCCATATCCAGATGAATGTTCCTAAATTTACTCTTCAATGGCTtcatttcaaattgcataactCCATCCATCAACAGATTATCAAATATTTCTCAACAACCGTCAATGTTCAATTTCAACAATACATGTTTACACGAGTTACTTTAACAAATGAAATCGGCTGGAACAGATACATAATACAGGAAAATAAAAGGTAGAATTCCATAGATTTAAGCACGGTTAAAGCGAAAAGCGTGAACTTACAGTTTCTGTCGAAGTTGAGTCGTATCTTTGGGAGTCCCTAGGGTATTAACAAGCCTCTGAAAAGTGGAGACGGCAGTATTGATCTGGAAAATTCCTGAAGCAACAAGCTGCGTTGGATCCTGATAGCCATTGACTTGACCTCTTCTTGAAGGAAGCGATCGGCCTGCTTCCAAGTCCTGAAAACTCATCTTCAGGTCTGAGAAGCAGGAATTCGATCTCCTTGATGATGATAAGTAGATGTTGAAGGGAAGAAACCACGGATGAGAATTTCACTTTCAGAGGAAAACTCTGAAACGGCGATTTTGGATTTTGGATTTTGGACGGTGGAAAACTGAATTTAGATTAATGTTCAAAGTAGAGTAAGAAACAAGAATAAGATATgctaatatttaattcaatcatttttaaagagTTCTTATGAAGTTTAATTTGGCTTATATATCACTATTcacaaataagttattttatataaagaGATCAAATTCAAAAATAGATCGAAAAATTTAACCCTCGCGATTTCTAAAGTCGACGGATTTTTCTATTACTATAAATTTCATTGTTGTCGGGATCGAATGAGGACTTATCTAGGGAGCAAAGACGTTCAAAACGTTTCTTGAAATCGAAGTCaatgacattttaattttttagatcaTCACGActattaaagaataaaaaaataaaagaaagtcAGGGCGAAAAGTAAAAGCGCAAGACTTTTTTCACTTAGCAAATTGATTCTCTTCTAATTGGTTGGATCGTAAGTGTAATGATTTACTTCACGAATGAGGCCTCTAGTTGAAGTCCAATATAATTGAGTTGCATCAGGAAAGAGAATAAGATAAACATGACTCCTTCATGTGAGGATATAGCTTAGTTGTTAAAGCTTTATTTTACAATTGGTGGTTGTGATTATGCTACGGTCTAAAATTAAGGCCccggtcctagaataattccagcaacctttctcgacacccgttctcggtcctagtgtgcacatgagccaaatttttgttttgttgtattaatattttgttttgttttccttttctattttacaaaccgaattctgttattttctagtagttATTGTAACTgaatattatggggcaagacatcacctatataaggatgatctttcttccccaatgacccatgaatgaaataataaagatatgaacttcgactccgttcgtctattattatttactaaggactgtttggtatagaccaacagtattttTCTTCGCACcattggttcttctatcccctcctccaaattctctatcgaaaaccttccgaTGCCCTTTGATTttagaatttccaccggtcttagAGATTAataacttgattcttgaacccaaaacacaccttacgaaataAGTCGTAACAGATTACAAGTTGGATGTCAAATTGTCCATTACAATTGGATGTTAAATTGTTCATGCAGTAATAATTGTGTTTGTATTTGAATCAGAGTTTCGTGATCCTTAGTGgtcattttattcaatttttatttaactcaaATTAACTCAACGTAACAATTATTAACAATTATTAGGAATACAAATTTATAAGCAAGAGTGTTATTTTCATAAAACGATTAGTTTTCTATGGTTTGACTGTTTGAGAGTTTTGGGTTTGggaatacttatttatttttgtgattcAAATTTATGAAATAGAAATGAATCATATAGTGTGATTTGGAAAACTTAAAAGTTAagtttggaaaaaaatattattaaatttattaatatatcttatctatttaaagtatattataaaatattattaattataaattaatattcaaataagatatttaaaaaaataataaatttaatatatatatatatatatatatatatatatatatatatttacctaaATTCTACACGTTTCCAAATTGGGCAatgtgtttttaaaataaactggGTTGgacattttattttcaaaacacaaataaataaataaataaaactgaagCTTGAGGGACATTGGGGCTCTCTTCTCTTGAGTCCAGTCGTCATTCTCAAAATAAAAGCCCAcgcaaaatgaaataaaaatatattaggcctttaattatttttatccaatctcaaaatactaataaataaataaattcttttgtgaataaatattttataaattcttttatGGATAAATTTGTCAACAAAATAAttctcttaaaaaattaaaatacattaaaataaagacATGAATAACTCACATATCTATACATGGTTAGATTAATTATTTGCCTGTGTTTGAGGTTCTtcaaaataatacttaattcaTAACTATATGATGTAAACACATGTTATGAATGGAAGCCGTTCCTTCACATTGAATGACAAAATAGTTACTTTATTAAGAATTCTCCATGTTCTCTTTACAAGGAGAGGCAAAacaatcatatttaaaaattattttttcaattattaaaagtttataatagAGATCAtcacttaacaaaaaaaatatatatatataaggttgAGTTCATTCTCGAGTGTAAACAAAcacataaacataaaatataaattattttaattatatgcgTTCAACTTTTAGAtgcaatatttttctttctcaatttcTCATGACAAACTCGAGGAACAACTATTAAAAGTCAAAGCTAGCATCGTGGAACTATATTTTAGTTTCTCGTCTAATTTTTGAGATGTGTCCAATCAGGGTCGGTCCTGAGAATTTGGGGCCCaatgcaaattcaaattttgaggctcctaaaatagtaaaaaaaaataattttaataatataaaattatatataaatgactaatataataagagattaaaaagaagataaaaaagttatttatatatatattgtataatatatatttaatattaaaaaagaaataaaagaaaaaaaattaatcatacaatacaataaaatattaaaaaatagggGCCCTATAAAAGTGGGGGCCCTATGCAACTGCATAGGTTGTCTTACCCTAAGGCCGGCCCTGTGTCTAATTTTCGAAAGGAATATAAGTTAAGGGGAGAGATACAATTTTTTAGATGTTATACTTATGAACATCTATtttctctaattattttttatatcttttttataactaatatctaatgaaattaaatttaaaaaatgtgattGATCTGCAAATAGACGGAACGTTACTGAATGACTAGGGTAGCGCCTTATGAGAGAGGGGTACTCCTAGAGAGCTATCGGTATAACTTgtcttttttatctttcttgTCCCACCATCACTcccttcttttattttaattttttataacaatatttttgtattactatcaaaTTTTGATATACAATAAAGTTGTTGAGTTTAAACTCTAACTAAAATTAAACTTGTAGACATCCAATTTGTACACCATAGGTATTCAATAAATAACACGGTCTAATATAACGCTAATGCTTGTTTATTGGGCCGAGATAacaaacacaaaaaaatatcttttgaaaactGACTCGGAAAAATCTGAAAACAATGGTCTAAACgtcaaatttcaaaaatactcTCAAGTCATGAGTGCCCTCACACCTTCAAAATGACCAGCATGAAAAATTGTGAACattgagtataatattattgttggaGAAAATATATCGAATGGTCATTTCGAAGCTCGTTTATAGGTCAAAACGTTGTTTTTCATAACAACTCGGTTTCCGTAACTTGTAACCCGTTCATATTCTTcgttttgaaaaattatgaaattgagtataatattgttgtttgcAATTATGTGTAAAAGATGTTGAAAAAGGCGAAAAGACCGAAAAATGAGTGGAACTAGCGAGTCAACTCTAGGGATGGCAAttgggcggttcggggcgggtaATACATTTACCAATCCCGCCCTATTTTTATTACGATGATTTTTTAATACCAACCCCTCCCCGTTCGGTTTCAGAGAATCCCCACGGGATaccgtttataaaatattttaataaaagaaaattatacaataaaattatataaaagaattttttaatataatatatattgaaatatattaaaattttatattataataaagaaataaacttacaactcttataaaatataattaataaataaatatattggtaattttatatatttaattatgtttatagtgttcgggacAGAATTAATGTGAGATCATGGCGGGTCAggagacacaaataccatctccGCCCCATCTCCGTTCGGTTTTAGGGAAAAACCGCCCCAAACGGGGTAATTTGGTTTGGTTACAGCCGTAGGGCGGTTTCAAATTACCATCCTTAGTCAACTCACAAATCAACGAGTCAACCCGGGTCGAGGAGAAGTTAGCTATGGGTCAACCAGCTAAGGTGTTTGACCATCCAATATTGGAATTCAAATATTAGTGAAAGATGATGAGACTAAAGAAGTAAgcttgaattatttgaaaaaagaatTATCCAAAAATGGGTGTGTGAACCTTTGGGGTATCATTAGGCATTCAATAGGATTGAAACTTCAGAAATTCACCCTGGCTTCAATACTTgacaaaatt is drawn from Impatiens glandulifera chromosome 3, dImpGla2.1, whole genome shotgun sequence and contains these coding sequences:
- the LOC124931077 gene encoding syntaxin-22-like, which codes for MSFQDLEAGRSLPSRRGQVNGYQDPTQLVASGIFQINTAVSTFQRLVNTLGTPKDTTQLRQKLHKTRLQIGQLVKDTSAQLKQANEIDHHVEISTTKKISDAKLARDFQAVLQEFQKAQRIAAERETAYTPFVPQAAFPSSYTAGEIDLKLDKTHEQRALLVESRRQEMMVLENEIMFNDAIIEEREQGIEEIQQQIGEVNEIFKDLAVLVHEQGAMIDDISFHVENAHASTAEGTSQLTKAAKTQRANSSLTCLSLVIFGAVLLIAITILAA